A region from the Rosa rugosa chromosome 6, drRosRugo1.1, whole genome shotgun sequence genome encodes:
- the LOC133713846 gene encoding uncharacterized protein LOC133713846 produces MHQHHDGQWINEAAEQTGKKMLAELNQTKEKLAEILGAASLDEIEVPVSMQLDILANGVGVAKGRGIRGLGYGPRKEPVHYSESDKSANASMTEQKVIELTATVEKLLRHINHIEEQLATVEGYTIHHSSDDDDYDDGDDDDVNIYGDEDEGAD; encoded by the exons ATGCATCAACATCATGATGGTCAGTGGATCAACGAAGCAGCTGAACAAACTGGG AAGAAAATGTTAgcagaattgaatcaaacaaaggagaaGTTAGCTGAAATCCTTGGGGCTGCCTCACTTGATGAAATAGAAGTTCCCGTTTCTATGCAGTTGGATATCTTGGCAAATGGCGTTGGGGTTGCAAAGGGTAGAGGCATTCGCGGTCTGGGCTATGGTCCACGGAAGGAACCCGTCCATTATTCTGAGAGTGATAAATCTGCAAATGCTTCTATGACAGAACAAAAGGTAATTGAGCTGACAGCCACGGTGGAAAAGCTTTTGAGGCATATCAATCACATAGAAGAGCAACTTGCTACTGTTGAAGGGTATACTATTCATCATtccagtgatgatgatgattatgatgatggggatgatgatgatgtgaaTATCTATGGGGATGAAGATGAGGGTGCAGACTAG